Proteins encoded by one window of Pseudorca crassidens isolate mPseCra1 chromosome 3, mPseCra1.hap1, whole genome shotgun sequence:
- the PRR7 gene encoding proline-rich protein 7, translating into MVMSQGTYTFLTCFAGFWLIWGLIVLLCCFCSFLRRRLKRRQEERLREQNLRALELEPLELEGSQAGSPPGLAPPPPPHRGRLEAPAHAHQHVHVHPMLHHGPGQPHAHPHAHHHALPHPPPQHLSVPPRPWSYPRQAESDTSKPPCYEEAVLMAEPPPPYSEVLTDTRGLYRKIVTPFLSRRDSAEKQEQPPPSYKPLFLDRGYTSALHLPSAPRPAPPCPALCLQADRSRRVFPSWTDSELSSREPLEHGAWRLPVSIPLFGRTTAV; encoded by the exons aTGGTTATGTCCCAGGGCACCTACACGTTCCTCACGTGCTTTGCCGGTTTCTGGCTCATCTGGGGTCTCATCGTCCTACTCTGCTGCTTCTGCAGCTTCCTGCGCCGCCGCCTCAAACGGCGCCAGGAGGAGCGGCTGCGTGAGCAGAATCTGCGCGCGCTTGAGCTGGAGCCCCTTGAGCTCGAGGGCAGCCAGGCCGGGAGCCCCCCCGGCCTGGCGCCCCCGCCACCACCTCACCGCGGCCGTCTCGAGGCGCCGGCGCACGCCCACCAGCACGTGCACGTGCACCCGATGCTGCACCACGGGCCCGGGCAGCCGCACGCGCACCCGCACGCACACCACCACGCGCTTCCGCACCCACCGCCGCAGCACCTATCAGTACCGCCGCGGCCGTGGAGCTACCCGCGCCAAG CGGAATCGGACACGTCCAAGCCACCGTGCTACGAAGAGGCGGTGCTGATGGCCGAGCCGCCGCCGCCCTACAGCGAGGTGCTCACGGACACGCGCGGCCTGTATCGGAAGATTGTCACGCCCTTTCTGAGCCGCCGCGACAGCGCGGAGAAACAGGAGCAGCCACCGCCCAGCTACAAGCcgctcttcctggaccggggctacACGTCGGCGCTGCACCTGCCCAGTGCCCCGCGGCCCGCGCCGCCCTGCCCTGCGCTCTGCCTGCAGGCGGACCGCAGCCGTCGGGTCTTCCCCAGCTGGACCGACTCAGAGCTCAGCAGCCGAGAGCCACTGGAGCACGGAGCTTGGCGCCTGCCGGTCTCCATCCCCTTGTTCGGGAGGACTACAGCCGTATAG
- the DBN1 gene encoding drebrin isoform X1, with the protein MAGVSFSGHRLELLAAYEEVIREESAADWALYTYEDGSDDLKLAASGDGGLQELSGHFENQKVMYGFCSVKDSQAALPKYVLINWVGEDVPDARKCACASHVAKVAEFFQGVDVIVNASSVEDIDAGAIGQRLSNGLARLSSPVLHRLRLREDENAEPVGTTYQKTDAAVEMKRINREQFWEQAKKEEELRKEEERKKALDERLRFEQERMEQERQEQEERERRYREREQQIEEHRRKQQTLEAEEAKRRLKEQSIFGDQRDEEEETQMKKSESEVEEAAAIIAQRPDNPREFFKQQERVASASAGSCDVPSPFNHRPGRPYCPFIKASDSGPSSSSSSSSSPPRTPFPYITCHRTPNLSSSLPCSHLDSHRRMVPTPIPARSPSDSSMASTPVTEQIERALDEVTSSQPPPLPPPPPAAQETQEPSPGLDSEENSKEARAADPQAWASPLEESPQAPEPPQGQGSPTEDLMFMASTEQAVLAASLEPAMAGASAADTPAADAIETDAAAADTSVANTVTPATASLIDLWPGNGEGASVPQAEPRAPTPPSGAEVTLAEVPLLDEVAQEPLPPAGEGSANLLNFDELPEPPATFCDPGEEVEGEPLAAPQAPTLPSALEELDQEPEPELEPEPQLLTNGETTQKEGTQASEGYFSQSQEEEFAQSEELCAKAPPPMFYNKPPEIDITCWDADPVPEEEEGFEGGD; encoded by the exons ATGGGGGCTTGCAGGAGCTCTCTGGCCACTTTGAGAACCAGAAGGTGATGTATGGCTTCTGCAGCGTCAAGGACTCCCAGGCTGCTCTGCCGAAATACGTGCTCATCAACTGG GTTGGCGAAGATGTGCCTGATGCCCGCAAATGTGCTTGTGCCAGCCACGTGGCTAAGGTGGCCGAGTTCTTCCAG GGCGTCGATGTGATCGTGAACGCCAGCAGTGTGGAAGACATAGATGCGGGCGCCATCGGGCAGCGGCTCTCCAACGGGCTGGCACGGCTTTCCAGCCCCGTGCTGCACCGACTGCGGCTGCGTGAGGATGAGAACGCCGAGCCGGTG GGCACCACCTATCAGAAGACCGACGCAGCTGTGGAGATGAAGCGGATTAACCGCGAGCAGTTCTGGGAGCAGGCCAAG AAGGAGGAAGagctgaggaaggaggaggagcgGAAGAAGGCTCTGGATGAGAGACTCCGGTTTGAGCAAGAGCGGATGGAGCAGGAGCGGCAGGAGCAGGAGGAGCGGGAGCGGCGCTACCGGGAGCGGGAGCAGCAGATCGAGGAGCACAG GAGGAAACAACAGACTTTAGAAGCAGAGGAGGCCAAGAGGCGGTTGAAGGAGCAGTCTATCTTT GGTGACCAGCGGGATGAGGAGGAAGAGACCCAGATGAAGAAGTCAGAATCGGAGGTAGAG GAGGCAGCAGCCATTATTGCCCAGCGACCTGATAACCCACGGGAGTTCTTTAAGCAGCAGGAAAGAGTTGCATCGGCCTCCGCAGGCAGCTGTGATGTGCCCTCACCCTTCAACCACCGACCAG GTCGTCCGTACTGCCCTTTCATAAAGGCATCGGACAGTgggccttcctcctcctcctcttcctcctcctcccctccacgGACTCCCTTTCCCTATATCACCTGTCACCGCACCCCaaacctctcttcctccctcccat gcagCCACCTGGACAGCCACCGGAGGATGGTGCCTACCCCCATCCCTGCCCGGAGCCCATCTGACTCCAGCATGGCCTCTACCCCTGTCACTGAGCAGATCGAGCGGGCCCTGGATGAGGTCACGTCCTCGCAGcctccaccactgccaccaccacccccagcagcCCAAG AGACCCAGGAACCCAGCCCCGGCCTGGATAGTGAAGAGAACAGCAAGGAAGCCAGAGCAGCAGACCCTCAGGCCTGGGCCAGCCCCCTGGAGGAGTCCCCTCAGGCACCAGAGCCTCCCCAGGGCCAAGGCAGCCCCACAGAGGACTTGATGTTCATGGCGTCTACAGAGCAGGCAGTCCTGGCTGCCTCTCTAGAGCCTGCCATGGCTGGAGCCTCTGCAGCTGACACCCCAGCAGCTGATGCCATTGAAACCGACGCTGCCGCTGCTGACACCAGTGTTGCCAACACCGTCACCCCTGCCACTGCCAGCCTCATTGACCTATGGCCTGGCAATGGGGAAGGGGCCTCCGTACCCCAGGCTGAGCCTAGGGCCCCCACACCACCCTCAGGTGCCGAAGTCACTCTGGCAGAAGTGCCCCTGCTGGACGAGGTGGCTCAGGAGCCACTGCCGCCGGCTGGTGAAGGCAGTGCCAACCTTCTCAATTTTGATGAGCTGCCTGAGCCACCAGCCACCTTCTGTGACCCAGGGGAGGAAGTAGAAGGGGAGCCCCTGGCTGCCCCCCAGGCTCCAACTCTGCCCTCAGCTCTAGAGGAGCTGGATCAGGAGCCGGAGCCGGAGCTGGAGCCAGAGCCCCAGCTGCTGACCAATGGCGAGACCACCCAGAAGGAGGGGAcccag GCCAGTGAGGGGTATTTCAGCCAATCACAGGAGGAGGAGTTTGCCCAATCGGAAGAGCTGTGtgcaaaggctccacctcctatgTTCTACAACAAGCCTCCAG AAATCGACATCACCTGCTGGGATGCAGACCCGGTaccagaagaggaggagggcTTCGAGGGTGGCGACTAG
- the DBN1 gene encoding drebrin isoform X3, translated as MWPKALYTYEDGSDDLKLAASGDGGLQELSGHFENQKVMYGFCSVKDSQAALPKYVLINWVGEDVPDARKCACASHVAKVAEFFQGVDVIVNASSVEDIDAGAIGQRLSNGLARLSSPVLHRLRLREDENAEPVGTTYQKTDAAVEMKRINREQFWEQAKKEEELRKEEERKKALDERLRFEQERMEQERQEQEERERRYREREQQIEEHRRKQQTLEAEEAKRRLKEQSIFGDQRDEEEETQMKKSESEVEEAAAIIAQRPDNPREFFKQQERVASASAGSCDVPSPFNHRPGRPYCPFIKASDSGPSSSSSSSSSPPRTPFPYITCHRTPNLSSSLPCSHLDSHRRMVPTPIPARSPSDSSMASTPVTEQIERALDEVTSSQPPPLPPPPPAAQETQEPSPGLDSEENSKEARAADPQAWASPLEESPQAPEPPQGQGSPTEDLMFMASTEQAVLAASLEPAMAGASAADTPAADAIETDAAAADTSVANTVTPATASLIDLWPGNGEGASVPQAEPRAPTPPSGAEVTLAEVPLLDEVAQEPLPPAGEGSANLLNFDELPEPPATFCDPGEEVEGEPLAAPQAPTLPSALEELDQEPEPELEPEPQLLTNGETTQKEGTQASEGYFSQSQEEEFAQSEELCAKAPPPMFYNKPPEIDITCWDADPVPEEEEGFEGGD; from the exons ATGGGGGCTTGCAGGAGCTCTCTGGCCACTTTGAGAACCAGAAGGTGATGTATGGCTTCTGCAGCGTCAAGGACTCCCAGGCTGCTCTGCCGAAATACGTGCTCATCAACTGG GTTGGCGAAGATGTGCCTGATGCCCGCAAATGTGCTTGTGCCAGCCACGTGGCTAAGGTGGCCGAGTTCTTCCAG GGCGTCGATGTGATCGTGAACGCCAGCAGTGTGGAAGACATAGATGCGGGCGCCATCGGGCAGCGGCTCTCCAACGGGCTGGCACGGCTTTCCAGCCCCGTGCTGCACCGACTGCGGCTGCGTGAGGATGAGAACGCCGAGCCGGTG GGCACCACCTATCAGAAGACCGACGCAGCTGTGGAGATGAAGCGGATTAACCGCGAGCAGTTCTGGGAGCAGGCCAAG AAGGAGGAAGagctgaggaaggaggaggagcgGAAGAAGGCTCTGGATGAGAGACTCCGGTTTGAGCAAGAGCGGATGGAGCAGGAGCGGCAGGAGCAGGAGGAGCGGGAGCGGCGCTACCGGGAGCGGGAGCAGCAGATCGAGGAGCACAG GAGGAAACAACAGACTTTAGAAGCAGAGGAGGCCAAGAGGCGGTTGAAGGAGCAGTCTATCTTT GGTGACCAGCGGGATGAGGAGGAAGAGACCCAGATGAAGAAGTCAGAATCGGAGGTAGAG GAGGCAGCAGCCATTATTGCCCAGCGACCTGATAACCCACGGGAGTTCTTTAAGCAGCAGGAAAGAGTTGCATCGGCCTCCGCAGGCAGCTGTGATGTGCCCTCACCCTTCAACCACCGACCAG GTCGTCCGTACTGCCCTTTCATAAAGGCATCGGACAGTgggccttcctcctcctcctcttcctcctcctcccctccacgGACTCCCTTTCCCTATATCACCTGTCACCGCACCCCaaacctctcttcctccctcccat gcagCCACCTGGACAGCCACCGGAGGATGGTGCCTACCCCCATCCCTGCCCGGAGCCCATCTGACTCCAGCATGGCCTCTACCCCTGTCACTGAGCAGATCGAGCGGGCCCTGGATGAGGTCACGTCCTCGCAGcctccaccactgccaccaccacccccagcagcCCAAG AGACCCAGGAACCCAGCCCCGGCCTGGATAGTGAAGAGAACAGCAAGGAAGCCAGAGCAGCAGACCCTCAGGCCTGGGCCAGCCCCCTGGAGGAGTCCCCTCAGGCACCAGAGCCTCCCCAGGGCCAAGGCAGCCCCACAGAGGACTTGATGTTCATGGCGTCTACAGAGCAGGCAGTCCTGGCTGCCTCTCTAGAGCCTGCCATGGCTGGAGCCTCTGCAGCTGACACCCCAGCAGCTGATGCCATTGAAACCGACGCTGCCGCTGCTGACACCAGTGTTGCCAACACCGTCACCCCTGCCACTGCCAGCCTCATTGACCTATGGCCTGGCAATGGGGAAGGGGCCTCCGTACCCCAGGCTGAGCCTAGGGCCCCCACACCACCCTCAGGTGCCGAAGTCACTCTGGCAGAAGTGCCCCTGCTGGACGAGGTGGCTCAGGAGCCACTGCCGCCGGCTGGTGAAGGCAGTGCCAACCTTCTCAATTTTGATGAGCTGCCTGAGCCACCAGCCACCTTCTGTGACCCAGGGGAGGAAGTAGAAGGGGAGCCCCTGGCTGCCCCCCAGGCTCCAACTCTGCCCTCAGCTCTAGAGGAGCTGGATCAGGAGCCGGAGCCGGAGCTGGAGCCAGAGCCCCAGCTGCTGACCAATGGCGAGACCACCCAGAAGGAGGGGAcccag GCCAGTGAGGGGTATTTCAGCCAATCACAGGAGGAGGAGTTTGCCCAATCGGAAGAGCTGTGtgcaaaggctccacctcctatgTTCTACAACAAGCCTCCAG AAATCGACATCACCTGCTGGGATGCAGACCCGGTaccagaagaggaggagggcTTCGAGGGTGGCGACTAG
- the DBN1 gene encoding drebrin isoform X2: protein MAGVSFSGHRLELLAAYEEVIREESAADWALYTYEDGSDDLKLAASGDGGLQELSGHFENQKVMYGFCSVKDSQAALPKYVLINWVGEDVPDARKCACASHVAKVAEFFQGVDVIVNASSVEDIDAGAIGQRLSNGLARLSSPVLHRLRLREDENAEPVGTTYQKTDAAVEMKRINREQFWEQAKKEEELRKEEERKKALDERLRFEQERMEQERQEQEERERRYREREQQIEEHRRKQQTLEAEEAKRRLKEQSIFGDQRDEEEETQMKKSESEVEEAAAIIAQRPDNPREFFKQQERVASASAGSCDVPSPFNHRPGSHLDSHRRMVPTPIPARSPSDSSMASTPVTEQIERALDEVTSSQPPPLPPPPPAAQETQEPSPGLDSEENSKEARAADPQAWASPLEESPQAPEPPQGQGSPTEDLMFMASTEQAVLAASLEPAMAGASAADTPAADAIETDAAAADTSVANTVTPATASLIDLWPGNGEGASVPQAEPRAPTPPSGAEVTLAEVPLLDEVAQEPLPPAGEGSANLLNFDELPEPPATFCDPGEEVEGEPLAAPQAPTLPSALEELDQEPEPELEPEPQLLTNGETTQKEGTQASEGYFSQSQEEEFAQSEELCAKAPPPMFYNKPPEIDITCWDADPVPEEEEGFEGGD, encoded by the exons ATGGGGGCTTGCAGGAGCTCTCTGGCCACTTTGAGAACCAGAAGGTGATGTATGGCTTCTGCAGCGTCAAGGACTCCCAGGCTGCTCTGCCGAAATACGTGCTCATCAACTGG GTTGGCGAAGATGTGCCTGATGCCCGCAAATGTGCTTGTGCCAGCCACGTGGCTAAGGTGGCCGAGTTCTTCCAG GGCGTCGATGTGATCGTGAACGCCAGCAGTGTGGAAGACATAGATGCGGGCGCCATCGGGCAGCGGCTCTCCAACGGGCTGGCACGGCTTTCCAGCCCCGTGCTGCACCGACTGCGGCTGCGTGAGGATGAGAACGCCGAGCCGGTG GGCACCACCTATCAGAAGACCGACGCAGCTGTGGAGATGAAGCGGATTAACCGCGAGCAGTTCTGGGAGCAGGCCAAG AAGGAGGAAGagctgaggaaggaggaggagcgGAAGAAGGCTCTGGATGAGAGACTCCGGTTTGAGCAAGAGCGGATGGAGCAGGAGCGGCAGGAGCAGGAGGAGCGGGAGCGGCGCTACCGGGAGCGGGAGCAGCAGATCGAGGAGCACAG GAGGAAACAACAGACTTTAGAAGCAGAGGAGGCCAAGAGGCGGTTGAAGGAGCAGTCTATCTTT GGTGACCAGCGGGATGAGGAGGAAGAGACCCAGATGAAGAAGTCAGAATCGGAGGTAGAG GAGGCAGCAGCCATTATTGCCCAGCGACCTGATAACCCACGGGAGTTCTTTAAGCAGCAGGAAAGAGTTGCATCGGCCTCCGCAGGCAGCTGTGATGTGCCCTCACCCTTCAACCACCGACCAG gcagCCACCTGGACAGCCACCGGAGGATGGTGCCTACCCCCATCCCTGCCCGGAGCCCATCTGACTCCAGCATGGCCTCTACCCCTGTCACTGAGCAGATCGAGCGGGCCCTGGATGAGGTCACGTCCTCGCAGcctccaccactgccaccaccacccccagcagcCCAAG AGACCCAGGAACCCAGCCCCGGCCTGGATAGTGAAGAGAACAGCAAGGAAGCCAGAGCAGCAGACCCTCAGGCCTGGGCCAGCCCCCTGGAGGAGTCCCCTCAGGCACCAGAGCCTCCCCAGGGCCAAGGCAGCCCCACAGAGGACTTGATGTTCATGGCGTCTACAGAGCAGGCAGTCCTGGCTGCCTCTCTAGAGCCTGCCATGGCTGGAGCCTCTGCAGCTGACACCCCAGCAGCTGATGCCATTGAAACCGACGCTGCCGCTGCTGACACCAGTGTTGCCAACACCGTCACCCCTGCCACTGCCAGCCTCATTGACCTATGGCCTGGCAATGGGGAAGGGGCCTCCGTACCCCAGGCTGAGCCTAGGGCCCCCACACCACCCTCAGGTGCCGAAGTCACTCTGGCAGAAGTGCCCCTGCTGGACGAGGTGGCTCAGGAGCCACTGCCGCCGGCTGGTGAAGGCAGTGCCAACCTTCTCAATTTTGATGAGCTGCCTGAGCCACCAGCCACCTTCTGTGACCCAGGGGAGGAAGTAGAAGGGGAGCCCCTGGCTGCCCCCCAGGCTCCAACTCTGCCCTCAGCTCTAGAGGAGCTGGATCAGGAGCCGGAGCCGGAGCTGGAGCCAGAGCCCCAGCTGCTGACCAATGGCGAGACCACCCAGAAGGAGGGGAcccag GCCAGTGAGGGGTATTTCAGCCAATCACAGGAGGAGGAGTTTGCCCAATCGGAAGAGCTGTGtgcaaaggctccacctcctatgTTCTACAACAAGCCTCCAG AAATCGACATCACCTGCTGGGATGCAGACCCGGTaccagaagaggaggagggcTTCGAGGGTGGCGACTAG